The Blautia pseudococcoides genome segment TTTTATTGCCATTTGCCATCAGCTTAAATTTTATGCCCAGTATTTCGGAAGCCCGCTTACACATGAGCATACGCTGCATGAAAATTTCATAATAGTCCATAATGGAACAAATCTCTTCATCCAGTTCAATATTGAGCTGGATGATTTTTTTATCCATTTGAATGGAGAGGTTCGGAAATGGCCGGTCAATTTGGCCTGGTCCCCAAGCAGGATGATCTTAGTCCCCTTTCCGGCCAAGGTGTCCTGGCAGACCCTTCCAAGATGCGTCTTTCATCCAGGACGGATATTTTTCTCATATAGTAAGGTCCCTCCTGTTTTTTCATTTTACATCCCAATCTTACATCTATATAGCAAAGGGTTCTATCCGTCTATTGTTAAATCCGCTGAGAGTTTTCGTAAAACAGCGGCACCGGCAGCCGTTTTACAGGCATTTAACCAAGAACTTACGAAAACGGGATGGATAAAAAGGTGAAAATGCAGTTTAATAAGCTTTGTCAGCGGCTTTGCTGTACATGAAAGGAAAGGAGAATACATTTCATGTTAGAACTTCAGAATGTAACAAAATCCTATGACGGAGTCACCATTTTGCAGAATATCAATCTTTGTATCGAGGAGGGAGAAATCGTCTCTATCCTGGGACCGTCCGGATGCGGAAAAACAACACTTTTGAATCTTATACTTGGTATTACTGATTTAGATGAAGGAAAGATCGTATTCAATGACAGAGATATGACAAATGTACCCATGGAGGAACGCGGATTTAACATTGTATTTCAGGATTATGCCCTGTTTCCCAATTTAAATGTATATGAAAATATTACCTATGGGCTCAGAAACAAACCGAATATTTCCAGCGATAAGGAAGTACAGGAATTCATTCACCTTCTGGGACTGGAAGAACACCTGGATAAAAAAATAGAACAGCTCTCCGGGGGTCAGAAACAGCGCGTGGCTCTTGCCCGGACCATGGTAATGAAGCCCAAGATACTCCTTCTGGATGAGCCTCTGAGTGCCCTTGACGGAGTCATAAAAGAATCCATCAAAGAGAAAATAAAAGAGATCGCCAGGGAATTTCACCTGACTACCATCATCGTCACCCACGATCCGGAGGAAGCGCTGACTTTGTCCGACAAGGTGCTGATCGTAAACAAGGGAACCATTTCCCAGTACGGATGCCCGGAAGAGATCATCACTTCCCCGCAGAATCTCTTTGTAAAAGAGTTTATCCTGAACCAGCTTGAGATCAAGAAAAACAATATTTTTATGCTGTTCCGTCAGGATAAGCAGGTGAGCCTGCAGGTGGTGTAAACATATGATAAAAAGAAACGAAAAGGAAATAAAAGTAATCTATGTGCTGGTGGTCCTCCTGTTTCTGGTCTTCCTTGCGGTCCCCATACTGAGACTTCTCGGAAAGTCCTTTGAAGGGGCAGCGGGGTTGTCCGTGGAGAATTACATAACCGTGCTGACAGGAAAAGGATTCGGCAGGGCGCTTCTGAACAGTCTGTGGATCTCGGTCTGCAGTGCGCTTCTGGCCACTCTGCTGGCTTTTTTCCTGGCTTATGCCATCCACTATACAAACCTGAAGAAGAGGACCAAAAAACTGATCCGTACCCTGGCTGTGCTGCCCATGCTGCTTCCCACAATTACTTACGGGTTTGCCATCATTTATTCCTTTGGCAAACAGGGACTTCTGACAAGACTTTTCGGACGCCAGATTTTTGAGATATATGGGTTTAACGGTCTGCTTCTGGGGTATGTGATCTATACCCTTCCCGTTTCCTTCCTGCTTATTCTGAACACCATGAGCTACATAGACAAGAAATTCATGGTGGTGTCCAGAGTCATGGGAGATAAGCCCTTCGCCACATTTATGGGAACCGTGGTGCGCCCTCTTCTGGGCACCCTTGCGGCCTCCATGGTACAGTGCTTTTTCCTGTGCTTCACAGATTACGGGATCCCTGCATCAGTGGGCGGAAAATTTGAGGTTGTGGCAACAGTTCTCTATAACGAGATGCTGGGCAGTATACCCAACTTCCAGAATGGAGCCGTGGTGGCAATGATGATGCTCCTTCCCTCTGTGCTGAGTATTTCACTGCTTCACTGGCTGGAACGCTACAATGTCCGATACAACAAAATTTCCACCATAGAAATAAGAAAAAACAGAAGGAGAGATTACTTCTGCGGCGTGACCAGCAGCGTGATCCTGCTTGTGATCCTCTCCGTGTTTGCTGTGATCATTGTGGTTCCCTTTGTGGAAGAATGGCCCTACCGAACCGATTTCACCCTGTCACATGTGACAGAAGTGTTCCGGGACAGCAGCCTGCTGGGGGTTTACAAAAATTCACTGTTTATGGCAGTGCTGACAGCCCTTGCGGGACTTATCACCACTTACGGCGCGGCACTTGCCACAGCCAGAAGCCAGCTGAACAGGAAATGGAAGGGTATCATTGAGAGCATCGCACTGGTGACTAACACCATTCCGGGTATGGTGATCGGTATTGCGTTTCTTCTTATTTTTACAGGCACACCGCTGCAGAATACCTTTGCCCTGATCATCCTGTGCAATGTGGTGCATTTTTTCTCCACACCATATCTGATGATGAAGAATTCCCTGGAGAAGCTGAACAGTTCCTGGGAGACAACTGCCCTTCTCATGGGGGACTCCTGGGCAAAGACCATCTTCAGGATCGTGACGCCCAACATGCGCTCCACTATCCTGGAAGTGTTCAGCTATTACTTCGTCAACGCCATGGTGACAGTCAGCGCCGTCATCTTCATTGCCGGTGCCAGGACCATGGTCATCACTACCAAGATAAAGGAACTTCAGTATTATACCAGATTCAATGAAATATTCGTCCTGTCCCTGCTGATCCTGGCAACGAATCTGCTGGTAAAGGGATTTGTGGGATATCTGTCCCAGAGGGAATTCCATCCGGGAAAAATCCCGGACTTATCCATATTAAAAAAGAAAAGAGGAGTACAGAAAGTATGAAAATGAAAAAAGTAACGGCATTCATAATGACAGCAGCCCTGGGGGTATCTATTCTTGCCGGATGCGGCTCAGGCAGTGAGAAACAGGTAGTCATCTATTCAAACGCAGATGATGAGGCTGTAGAAGCCATGAAAGAGACCCTGGACGCAAACGGCTACGAGGGAAAATATCTGTTCCAGACCTTCGGTACCTCCGAACTTGGGGGCAAACTGCTGGCAGAGGGGAAAAATATTGAGGCGGACATGGTGACCATGAGTTCCTTTTACCTGGACAGTGCACAGGAGCAGAACAACATGTTCCGGGATCTGACCTTTGACTATAACACCCTTACAGAATTCCCTGCATTCTATGCACCTATCACCTCCCAGGAGGGAGCCATTCTTCTGAATACAGAGATGCTCAGTGAAAATAAGCTGGACAGGCCTGAGAGCCTCAAAGACCTGACAAAGCCGGAATACAAAGACCTGCTGTCTGTGACAGACATCAAAAGTTCATCCACGGCATGGCTTCTCATGCAGGCCCTTGTCAGCGAATACGGGGAGGACGGCGCCAAGGACGTTTTGAAAGGCATCTATGAAAATGCCGGGGCACACATCGAAAGCTCAGGCTCCGCGCCGCTGAAAAAAATCCGTGCCGGTGAGGTTGCAGTTGGATTCGGCCTCCGCCACCAGGCAGTTGCCGACAAAAAGGACGGCCTTCCTGTAGACTATGTGGACCCAAAAGAGGGCAATTTCTCCCTCACAGAGTCCGTTGCAGTGGTCGACAAGAAAGACGCCAATCCCCTGGCTATGGAAATGGCCCAGTGCATGGTGGAAAAGGGAAGAAGCGAACTGATCAAGACATATCCAAACCCAATCTACCAGGGCGAGGAAGCAGACCCGGATAATGTGTCCACCTATCCGAAAGTTTTCTCAGAGAAGTTAACCGTATCCCTTCTGGAACGCCATCAGGAGCTTTCAGAGGAATGTAAATAAGCAGCCACTCCAAAACAAAATAAAAACACAGGAGAAATGAAAATGTTAAACTATAAATTATTAACCCCAGGCCCTCTGACCACAACAGACACCGTAAAAAAAGAGATGCTTTTTGACCACTGCACATGGGATGATGACTATAAAAAAATCACCCTGAAAATCCGTAGCCAGCTTTTGAAGCTGGCCCATGTATCCGAGCCGGAATACACAGTTGTCCTCATGCAGGGCAGCGGAACCTTTGGCGTGGAGTCTGTTAT includes the following:
- a CDS encoding extracellular solute-binding protein — protein: MKMKKVTAFIMTAALGVSILAGCGSGSEKQVVIYSNADDEAVEAMKETLDANGYEGKYLFQTFGTSELGGKLLAEGKNIEADMVTMSSFYLDSAQEQNNMFRDLTFDYNTLTEFPAFYAPITSQEGAILLNTEMLSENKLDRPESLKDLTKPEYKDLLSVTDIKSSSTAWLLMQALVSEYGEDGAKDVLKGIYENAGAHIESSGSAPLKKIRAGEVAVGFGLRHQAVADKKDGLPVDYVDPKEGNFSLTESVAVVDKKDANPLAMEMAQCMVEKGRSELIKTYPNPIYQGEEADPDNVSTYPKVFSEKLTVSLLERHQELSEECK
- a CDS encoding ABC transporter permease subunit, translating into MIKRNEKEIKVIYVLVVLLFLVFLAVPILRLLGKSFEGAAGLSVENYITVLTGKGFGRALLNSLWISVCSALLATLLAFFLAYAIHYTNLKKRTKKLIRTLAVLPMLLPTITYGFAIIYSFGKQGLLTRLFGRQIFEIYGFNGLLLGYVIYTLPVSFLLILNTMSYIDKKFMVVSRVMGDKPFATFMGTVVRPLLGTLAASMVQCFFLCFTDYGIPASVGGKFEVVATVLYNEMLGSIPNFQNGAVVAMMMLLPSVLSISLLHWLERYNVRYNKISTIEIRKNRRRDYFCGVTSSVILLVILSVFAVIIVVPFVEEWPYRTDFTLSHVTEVFRDSSLLGVYKNSLFMAVLTALAGLITTYGAALATARSQLNRKWKGIIESIALVTNTIPGMVIGIAFLLIFTGTPLQNTFALIILCNVVHFFSTPYLMMKNSLEKLNSSWETTALLMGDSWAKTIFRIVTPNMRSTILEVFSYYFVNAMVTVSAVIFIAGARTMVITTKIKELQYYTRFNEIFVLSLLILATNLLVKGFVGYLSQREFHPGKIPDLSILKKKRGVQKV
- a CDS encoding ABC transporter ATP-binding protein, whose amino-acid sequence is MLELQNVTKSYDGVTILQNINLCIEEGEIVSILGPSGCGKTTLLNLILGITDLDEGKIVFNDRDMTNVPMEERGFNIVFQDYALFPNLNVYENITYGLRNKPNISSDKEVQEFIHLLGLEEHLDKKIEQLSGGQKQRVALARTMVMKPKILLLDEPLSALDGVIKESIKEKIKEIAREFHLTTIIVTHDPEEALTLSDKVLIVNKGTISQYGCPEEIITSPQNLFVKEFILNQLEIKKNNIFMLFRQDKQVSLQVV